In Streptomyces paludis, the genomic stretch ACGTGGTGGTCTTCCCCGAGGGCTGCACCTGGTGCGGCCGGGACCAGGGCCCGTTCACCGGCGCCGTTTTCCAGGCGGCGCTGGACGCGGGCGCGCCCGTACAGCCCGTACGGATCGCCTACCGCGCGCCGGACGGCTCGCTCTCGGGCGCGCCCGCGTACGTCGGGGACGGCACCCTGCCCGCCTCGCTCTGGCGGGTGGCGGCGGCCGGCGGGCTCACGGCGGAGATCATGGTCCTGCCGCCGATCCCCGCCGGCCGCCACACCGACCGCCGTTCACTGGCTGGCGCCGCCCGGTCGGCCGTCGTCGTCCGGGGCGTCCGGGAGCCCGTCCGTACGGCCACGGCGGCGCCCGAGCCGCCCCTGGTTCACACCGCCGTCGCGAGCGACAGCGCGAACCGTCCCTCGCCGTCCGTCCACCAGTGCCTCAACTCCATCCCGGCGCAGCCCAGTTCCGTCCGTACCCGCTCCTGACGGAACTTCGCCGACACCTCCGTCCGTACCTCCTCACCCGCCGCGAAGTGCACCACCAGATCCAGTTCCGGGATCTTCACGGTCAGCGCCCGGCGCGCCCGCAGCCGCATCTCGATCCACTCCTCCTCCCGGTCCCAGCGGGCCACATGGCCGAAGTCGGCGGGGTCGAAGTCCGCCCCCAGCTCGCGGTTGATGACACTGAGCACGTTCTTGTTGAACGCGGCCGTCACCCCGGCCGTGTCGTCGTACGCCCTGACCAGCACGGACTCGTCCTTGACCAGATCCGTACCGAGAAGCAGCGCGTCCCCGGGCGCCAGCAGCGCCCGGACCGACGCCAGGAACACCGCGCGCTCCGGCGGGAGCAGATTGCCGATCGTGCCGCCGAGGAACGCGACCAGCCGGGGGCCCGGGGTGGCGGGCAGATCGAGCGCCGCGGTGAAATCGGCGAGCAGCGCGTGCACCCGCAGCCCGGGCCGCTCGGCGAGCAGCGCCCCGGCGGCACCGCGCAGCGCGCTCTCGCTCACATCGACCGGTACGTACAGCTCCAGACCGGTCAGTTCGTCCAGCAGATGACGGGTCTTGTCGGACGATCCCGACCCCAGCTCGATCAGGGTGCGTGCCCCGCTCGCCGCCGCGATCTCCGGGGAGCGCGTCAGCAGGATCTCCCGCTCGGCGCGGGTCGGGTAGTACTCGGGCAGTGCGGTGATCTCGTCGAACAGCTCGCTGCCCCGGGCGTCGTAGAACCACTTGGGAGGGAGCGTCTTCGGTCCGCGGGTCAGCCCCTGGAGCACATCGGCGCGCAGCGCGGCCTCCGTGGCGTGCTCGGGGAGGGTGCGGGTCAGCTGGAACGGGCTCACGCGGGGGGCTCCTTGAGAGGGGACAGCAGAACGTCACCGCCGGCCGCGACCAGCAGCGTGCGGTCGGGGACCTCGCGCCAGCGCGGGTCGTCGTCGTACGGCTCGGAGGCCGCCACCACCCCGCCGGGGGCGGCGGGGCCACCCGCGTCGGCCAGGTACCAGAGGGTGTCGCCCCAGGCGGTCGCGGCGATCCGTACGCCGTCGGTGAGCAGCAGATTGAGCCGGGCGGCGGGCGCGGCCCCGGCGACATCGAGGACGGTGTCGCCGAGCGCCTGGGCAAGCTCGTGCCCGGCGCGCAGCCGGTGCAGCAGCAGCGCCCAGATCAGCGCGGAATCGGTACGGGCCGCCAGCGCGAGCAGCTCCTCGGCAGGCAGCGCCGAGGCCAGCGGCGCGAGCGTGGCCGGCCAGTCGCCGACCGAGCCGTTGTGGCTGAACAGCCAGGGCCCGGCGGCGAACGGCGCCGCCGCGGCCTCCCCGTCGGCCCCCGGGAGCGTCGCGTCCCGTACCGCCGCGAGCAGGGTACGGCTGCGGACCACCCGCGCCAGATCCATGAACCCGAGGTCCGCCCAGATGGGACCGGGGCGCCGGTAGCGGGCGGGCACCGGATCGCCCTCCGCGTACCAGCCCACCCCGAAACCGTCCGCGTTGACCGTCCCGTACCGCTGCCGGCGTGGCGCCCACGACTGCCGGTACAGCGCGTGCGGCGGCGCGGTCAGCAGCTCCCCGAGCGCCACCGGCGGGCCGGTGTAGGCCAGCTGGCGGCACATCAGCCGGCCTTCTGGGGGAGGGCCGAGCGCGCGGTGCGGAAGCCGGCGAAGATCTGCCGGCGCACCGGCAGGTCCCAGTTGCGGAAGGTGCCCCGGCAGGCCACCGCGTCCACCGCGAACGAACCGCCGCGCAGCACCTTGTGCGCGCTGCCGAAGAACACCTCCGAGTACTCGCGGTACGGGAACGCCACAAAGCCCGGATACGGCAGGAAGTCGCTGGCCGTCCACTCCCAGACATCCCCGATCAGCTGCCGCACCCCGAGCGGCGAGGCGCCCCGCGGATAGCTGCCCGCGGGCGCCGGCCGCAGATGGCGCTGGCCGAGGTTGGCGTGGTCCGGGGTGGCGTCCGCGTCGCCCCACGGATGGCGCAGCGACCGGCCGGAGACGGGATCGTGCCGGGCGGCCTTCTCCCACTCCTCCTCGGTCGGCAGCCGCCGCCCGGCCCAGCGGGCGTACGCGTCGGCCTCGTACCAGCTCACATGGACCACCGGCTCGTCCGCCGGGACCGGCTCGACCGTACCGAAGCGGCGGCGCAGCCACTGCCCGCCCACGCGCCGCCAGAACAGCGGCGCGCCGATGGCGTGTTCCCGGATCTGCGCCCAGCCCTCGGGGGCCCACCAGCGCTCGTCGGTGTAGCCGCCGTCCTCGATGAAGTGCTGGTACGCGCCGTTGGTGACCGGCACGGTGTCGAGATGGAACGCCGGTACGAGCCGCTGGTGCGCCGGGCGTTCGTTGTCCAGCGCCCACGGCTCGGTGGAGGTGCCCATCGTGAAGGGCCCGGCCGGTACGAGCACCTCCGCCGGGAGCCCGGACGTGTCCCCGGCGGGCGGCGGGGGAGCGGTCAGCGCGGCCGGTCCGCGGCGCAGCTGGTGGGTGATGAGCATCGTCTCGTCGTGCTGCTGCTCGTGCTGGGCGATCATCCCGAAGGCGAACCCGGCGTCCAGCAGCGGTCCGCCGCGCAGCGGGCTGCGCTCGATGACGTCCAGCACCCGGCCGCGTACGTCGGCGGCGTAGGCGCGGGCCTCGGCCGGCGGCAGCAGCGGCAGCGTGGGCCGGGCCGCGCGCGGATGCTCGAACGCGTCGTAGACGGAGTCGATCTCGGGGCGTATCGGGTCACGGCCCGCGACGGCGCGCAGGAGCCACTGCTCCTCCTGGTTGCCGATATGGGCCAGGTCCCAGACGAGCGGGGACATCAGCGGGGAGTGCTGCGCGGTCAGTTCGTGGTCGTCGACGCAGGACGTCAGCAGGGCGGTACGGTCCCGGGCGGCCGTGAGACCGGCGACGGCGCGGTCGCGGAGCTGTTCGGTGGTGAGGTCCGAGGGATCGGAGGGACCCGAGGGATCCGAGAGATCGGCGAGGTCGGTCATGTGCGGAGGTCCTTCCCGGTGTTTCCGGTGCTGCTGGTGCTGCCGACGCTTCCGGTGATCCCGGTCGTCCCGCTCGCGGAGGTGCGCAGATCGTCCGCCGGACAGCGGCCCGGTACGACATAGCGTTCGGTGAACGCGGCGACCGCCTCCCGGACGGCCGGGCTCGCCCCGATCCGGGGCAGCGCCTCCCCGGCGGTCGCGAAGCAGGCGAGGGCGGCGGCATGCAGCTCCGGGTCGGCCAGCCCGTACCGCGCGGCGTTCGTCCAGAGCGGGTTCCCGGGGGCCGGCCCCTCGCCCGCCGTCTCGGCCAGCGCCTTGACCGTGCGGTAGACGGTCTCCGACGCCTCCGGGTCGTCGAACAGCGCCGTGGTGACCGCGAGCGGCACCAGCCAGCCGTCGTCGCCCGGCTGCGCGTCGATCATCCGCAGCTCCAGATGGCCACGCGGTCTGACCGGCGGGAACAGCGTCGTCAGGTGGTAGTCGAGATCGGCGCGCACCGGTGGCCTCGGCACCCCCGAGCGGATCCACTCCCGGAAGGTCAGCCCCTCCGGGACCGCCCATGGGCCCTCCGGCGCCCGGACGCACATCACCGGCGCGTCGAGGGCGTGCGCCGCCCAGGCGGCCCGCGGTTCGTACCGCGCGGCCGGCGCCGTCGTACGGGCCGGGTCCAGCTCCGCCCAGAGCGCCTGCCGGGTGGAGCGCCAGCCGGTCTGCGCCCCCTCCCGCATCGGGGAGTTCGCGAACGCGGCG encodes the following:
- the egtB gene encoding ergothioneine biosynthesis protein EgtB, with the protein product MTDLADLSDPSGPSDPSDLTTEQLRDRAVAGLTAARDRTALLTSCVDDHELTAQHSPLMSPLVWDLAHIGNQEEQWLLRAVAGRDPIRPEIDSVYDAFEHPRAARPTLPLLPPAEARAYAADVRGRVLDVIERSPLRGGPLLDAGFAFGMIAQHEQQHDETMLITHQLRRGPAALTAPPPPAGDTSGLPAEVLVPAGPFTMGTSTEPWALDNERPAHQRLVPAFHLDTVPVTNGAYQHFIEDGGYTDERWWAPEGWAQIREHAIGAPLFWRRVGGQWLRRRFGTVEPVPADEPVVHVSWYEADAYARWAGRRLPTEEEWEKAARHDPVSGRSLRHPWGDADATPDHANLGQRHLRPAPAGSYPRGASPLGVRQLIGDVWEWTASDFLPYPGFVAFPYREYSEVFFGSAHKVLRGGSFAVDAVACRGTFRNWDLPVRRQIFAGFRTARSALPQKAG
- the egtD gene encoding L-histidine N(alpha)-methyltransferase — protein: MSPFQLTRTLPEHATEAALRADVLQGLTRGPKTLPPKWFYDARGSELFDEITALPEYYPTRAEREILLTRSPEIAAASGARTLIELGSGSSDKTRHLLDELTGLELYVPVDVSESALRGAAGALLAERPGLRVHALLADFTAALDLPATPGPRLVAFLGGTIGNLLPPERAVFLASVRALLAPGDALLLGTDLVKDESVLVRAYDDTAGVTAAFNKNVLSVINRELGADFDPADFGHVARWDREEEWIEMRLRARRALTVKIPELDLVVHFAAGEEVRTEVSAKFRQERVRTELGCAGMELRHWWTDGEGRFALSLATAV
- the egtA gene encoding ergothioneine biosynthesis glutamate--cysteine ligase EgtA, whose product is MPSIGFTEEGLPLGEHDAEDLLRGICFKTGPPRTVGVELEWLVHDLYDPHRAVPAHRLREAYEGLRHLRLNSALTFEPGGQLELSSAPAGSLMECVTTTAADLDAVRPVLRTAGLALAGIGRDPWNGLPDRMLREPRYDAMETYLDRIGAAGRTMMRSTASIQVCLDAGHEEPGPLGYGRRWQLAHLLGAVLVAAFANSPMREGAQTGWRSTRQALWAELDPARTTAPAARYEPRAAWAAHALDAPVMCVRAPEGPWAVPEGLTFREWIRSGVPRPPVRADLDYHLTTLFPPVRPRGHLELRMIDAQPGDDGWLVPLAVTTALFDDPEASETVYRTVKALAETAGEGPAPGNPLWTNAARYGLADPELHAAALACFATAGEALPRIGASPAVREAVAAFTERYVVPGRCPADDLRTSASGTTGITGSVGSTSSTGNTGKDLRT
- the egtC gene encoding ergothioneine biosynthesis protein EgtC: MCRQLAYTGPPVALGELLTAPPHALYRQSWAPRRQRYGTVNADGFGVGWYAEGDPVPARYRRPGPIWADLGFMDLARVVRSRTLLAAVRDATLPGADGEAAAAPFAAGPWLFSHNGSVGDWPATLAPLASALPAEELLALAARTDSALIWALLLHRLRAGHELAQALGDTVLDVAGAAPAARLNLLLTDGVRIAATAWGDTLWYLADAGGPAAPGGVVAASEPYDDDPRWREVPDRTLLVAAGGDVLLSPLKEPPA